The Toxorhynchites rutilus septentrionalis strain SRP chromosome 3, ASM2978413v1, whole genome shotgun sequence genome includes a region encoding these proteins:
- the LOC129773976 gene encoding lipase member H-A-like, with translation MRIFVVLLGLLFYAAAADWHFFNCVNTERRCPNENVTFWLYTRETQKNPTQLNMFEPNTIKGAPFAFGRPLIVLIHGYTGHRDYAPNPTIRPAYLAYDEFNVISLDYNPLAQEPCYHHAVRNLPTVANCTAHLLDYMISQEMFTLSDIHVVGFSLGAQTSGMISNYLRSGKLKRITGLDPAKPLFMTAPKAYKLDHSDAEFVQVIHTDVFARGILHPCGHTDFYVNGGADQPGCSTQTVVSPGECNHNRAPEYYAESIASEVGFYGYRCAHWYLYMLGFCTDQHVTALMGAHTPNTTRGLYFTDANSIAPYAQGRKARASEQFPFPL, from the exons ATGCGGATTTTTGTAGTTTTATTGGGATTACTTTTCTACGCAGCAGCTGCTGATTGGCATTTTTTCAATTGTGTGAACACGGAAAGGAGATGTCCCAACGAGAATGTCACGTTTTGGCTTTATACAAG agAAACACAGAAGAACCCAACGCAACTGAACATGTTTGAGCCAAACACAATTAAGGGAGCTCCGTTTGCCTTCGGCCGCCCTCTGATTGTCCTCATCCACGGTTACACTGGACACCGGGATTATGCTCCCAACCCTACAATTCGGCCTGCGTACTTAGCGTACGACGAGTTCAATGTCATTTCACTGGATTACAATCCCCTCGCGCAGGAGCCTTGCTATCATCATGCTGTGCGAAATCTTCCAACAGTGGCGAATTGCACAGCCCATCTGTTGGATTATATGATCTCCCAAGAAATGTTTACACTGAGTGACATCCATGTGGTGGGATTCAGTTTAGGAGCTCAAACTTCCGGAATGATCTCTAACTATCTTAGGTCTGGAAAGTTGAAGCGGATAACCGGACTGGATCCGGCCAAACCACTGTTCATGACCGCACCAAAGGCGTACAAACTGGACCATTCCGACGCGGAGTTCGTTCAAGTGATCCACACGGATGTGTTCGCGAGGGGTATCTTACATCCCTGCGGTCATACGGATTTCTACGTGAATGGCGGAGCGGACCAGCCAGGCTGTAGTACACAAACGGTAGTGAGCCCAGGGGAGTGCAACCATAACAGGGCACCGGAGTATTACGCAGAGTCGATAGCCTCAGAGGTTGGATTTTATGGGTACAGATGCGCCCACTGGTATCTGTATATGCTAGGTTTCTGCACTGACCAGCACGTGACTGCATTAATGGGAGCGCATACGCCAAACAC GACGCGTGGTCTGTATTTTACGGACGCCAACTCAATAGCACCGTACGCACAAGGCCGGAAAGCTAGAGCCTCCGAACAATTCCCATTTCCTCTGTAA